A window of the Scleropages formosus chromosome 21, fSclFor1.1, whole genome shotgun sequence genome harbors these coding sequences:
- the LOC108920268 gene encoding N-alpha-acetyltransferase 40: MGRKSNRAKEKKQRRLEERAAMDAVCAKVDAANKLEDPLDAFPVFKKYDRNGLNLQIECKRVSALSSSTVEWAYELTRANMQSLYEQSEWGWKEREKKEEMKDERAWYLVAQDADTTPVAFSHFRFDVECGEEVLYCYEVQLETRVRRKGLGKFLIQILQLIANSTQMRKVMLTVFKHNHGAYQFFREALQFEIDETSPSMSGCCGDDCSYEILSRRTKFGEAAGHGHSGGHCGGCCH; the protein is encoded by the exons AGGAAGTCAAACCGAGCGAAAGAGAAGAAGCAGAGGCGTCTGGAGGAGAGGGCAGCCATGGATGCCGTGTGCGCCAAGGTTGACGCTGCCAACAAG CTCGAAGATCCACTGGATGCATTTCCTGTGTTCAAGAAGTATGACAGAAATGG GTTGAATCTACAAATAGAATGCAAGCGTGTTTCCGCTCTGAGCTCCAGTACTGTGGAGTGGGCTTATGAGCTAACCCGCGCCAACATGCAGAGCCT TTATGAGCAGAGCGAATGGGGGTggaaggagagggagaagaaggaggaaatgAAGGATGAGAGGGCATGGTACCTTGTGGCACAAGATGCAGATACCACCCCGGTGGCCTTTTCTCACTTCCGGTTTGACGTGGAGTGCGGTGAGGAGGTCCTTTACTG TTATGAGGTGCAGTTAGAAACACGAGTGAGAAGAAAAGGTCTTGGAAAGTTCCTGATCCAGATACTACAGCTCATTGCCAACAG CACACAGATGAGAAAGGTGATGCTGACTGTTTTTAAACACAATCATGGAGCTTACCAGTTCTTCAGAGAAGCATTGCA GTTTGAGATTGATGAAACATCACCCAGCATGTCAGGTTGCTGCGGGGATGACTGCTCCTATGAAATCCTGAGCCGGCGGACAAAATTTGGGGAGGCAGCAGGTCATGGGCACAGTGGGGGACACTGTGGTGGGTGCTGTCACTGA